From the genome of Pseudomonas yamanorum, one region includes:
- a CDS encoding metallophosphoesterase, producing MMLDPARSYDLIGDVHGCAHTLEHLLDRLGYHKQGGTWRHPSRMAVFLGDIIDRGPRIREALHIVHDMTEAGQALCIMGNHEFNALGWSTPAPPGSGKQFVREHTPRHARLIHETLTQFEQHPADWHDFLGWFYDMPLFVDAGRFRVVHACWDNGFIEPLRAHFPDGCIDQHFLQAAAVPGSFASNAFDRLLRGTDMRLPDGLTLTGGDGLTRSFFRTKFWEDDPKTYGDIVFQPDALPEPVAATPLSSTEKNSLLRYGVDEPLLFVGHYWRSGKPAPIRPNLACLDYSAVLYGKLVAYRLDQETRLDPRKFVWVDVERPEVIT from the coding sequence CTGATGCTCGATCCCGCGCGTAGCTACGACCTGATTGGTGACGTGCACGGTTGCGCTCATACCCTTGAGCACTTGCTCGACCGGTTGGGTTACCACAAGCAGGGCGGCACCTGGCGGCATCCGTCGCGAATGGCCGTGTTCCTCGGCGATATCATCGACCGTGGCCCGCGCATTCGCGAGGCGCTGCATATCGTCCACGACATGACCGAGGCCGGCCAGGCGCTGTGCATCATGGGCAACCATGAGTTCAACGCCCTGGGCTGGAGCACGCCCGCACCCCCCGGCAGCGGCAAGCAGTTCGTGCGTGAGCACACGCCACGCCATGCGCGCTTGATCCATGAAACCCTGACCCAGTTCGAGCAGCACCCGGCAGATTGGCACGACTTCCTCGGCTGGTTCTACGACATGCCGCTGTTTGTCGATGCCGGACGATTCCGCGTGGTGCACGCTTGCTGGGACAACGGCTTTATCGAACCCCTGCGCGCGCATTTCCCGGACGGCTGCATCGACCAGCACTTCCTGCAAGCCGCCGCCGTGCCCGGCAGTTTCGCCAGCAACGCCTTCGACCGCCTGCTGCGCGGCACCGACATGCGCCTGCCGGATGGCCTGACCCTGACCGGCGGCGACGGCCTGACGCGCTCGTTCTTCCGTACCAAGTTCTGGGAAGACGACCCGAAAACCTACGGCGACATCGTGTTCCAGCCTGATGCGCTGCCGGAACCGGTGGCCGCCACGCCGCTGTCGTCCACCGAGAAAAATTCCCTGCTGCGCTACGGCGTCGACGAGCCGTTGCTGTTCGTCGGTCACTACTGGCGCAGCGGCAAACCGGCGCCGATCCGTCCGAACCTGGCCTGCCTGGACTACAGCGCGGTGCTTTACGGCAAGTTGGTGGCTTACCGGCTGGATCAGGAGACCCGCCTGGACCCGCGTAAATTTGTTTGGGTCGATGTCGAGCGTCCTGAGGTTATTACATGA